The following coding sequences are from one Pusillimonas sp. DMV24BSW_D window:
- a CDS encoding branched-chain amino acid ABC transporter permease, with amino-acid sequence MNQNNAMFSPGFLVVVVVLIIVAALPLLIDSSYFLAYSINVLQYAALATAWTLFSGPTRYISLATTAFFGIGAYTVAVLSETLPWFGVLGVAMVIGILLALVVGLSTLRLSGIHFVIFTFGLAELVRQIVTWYEVNITKSIGRYIFLDITQEDIYWQLLALLTLVLFAGWWIRRSRLGLALRVIGEDEHVARHLGMNTTVAKVSLFVISATFMTLVGAIMAPRWTYIDPAIVFNPTVSFQVLIMSLLGGVGHILGPLAGVIPLTALFEVLSANFPNHFALFLGVVFLIIVYLVPNGIVGVLQSRFGRRGRERDAGKEQT; translated from the coding sequence ATGAATCAAAATAACGCCATGTTCTCTCCGGGCTTTCTCGTGGTTGTCGTTGTCTTAATTATTGTGGCGGCCTTGCCGTTGCTCATAGACAGCAGTTATTTCCTGGCCTACAGCATTAATGTTTTGCAGTATGCCGCATTGGCCACCGCCTGGACGCTCTTTTCCGGTCCCACGCGTTACATTTCATTAGCCACCACCGCGTTTTTCGGTATCGGCGCATATACCGTGGCCGTGCTCTCGGAAACACTCCCCTGGTTTGGTGTTTTGGGTGTCGCCATGGTTATCGGCATTTTGCTTGCGTTAGTTGTGGGGCTCTCAACACTGCGTTTGTCGGGTATTCATTTCGTCATTTTCACTTTCGGCCTGGCCGAGTTGGTTCGTCAGATTGTGACCTGGTACGAGGTCAACATCACCAAATCAATCGGACGCTATATTTTTCTGGATATCACCCAAGAGGATATTTATTGGCAATTGCTGGCCTTGCTCACGCTGGTGCTTTTTGCCGGTTGGTGGATACGGCGCTCAAGGCTGGGGTTGGCTTTGCGGGTTATCGGCGAAGATGAACACGTGGCGCGGCATCTGGGCATGAACACCACCGTGGCGAAAGTATCCCTGTTTGTGATCAGTGCCACGTTCATGACGCTTGTGGGTGCCATTATGGCGCCGCGCTGGACATACATTGATCCGGCCATTGTCTTCAACCCCACCGTATCATTCCAAGTGTTGATTATGTCCTTGCTGGGTGGTGTTGGACACATACTGGGGCCTTTGGCCGGCGTTATTCCGTTGACGGCCTTGTTTGAAGTGTTATCGGCCAACTTCCCGAATCATTTCGCTTTGTTCCTGGGTGTCGTATTCCTGATTATTGTGTATCTGGTGCCTAATGGGATTGTCGGCGTACTGCAAAGTCGTTTCGGGCGTCGCGGTCGCGAACGCGATGCGGGTAAGGAGCAAACATGA
- a CDS encoding dienelactone hydrolase family protein — protein MNRIPDADFNSLLPPLQLNRRGFMVTALATGFTLAAGPLNAETIIRTDTEGLTAGDIMIPVGEGEIPGYRAMPAGKTNVPVILVVQEIFGVHEYIKDVCRRFAKQGYMAIAPELYARQGDPSKYTEIPKLFAEVVSKVPDAQVLSDLDASAKWAGSNGGNTQDIGITGFCWGGRIVWLYTAHNPNVKAGVAWYGRLVGDSTELTPKHPVDIAASLNGPVLGLYGGKDAGIPPDTIKAMEAALAKGNTASKASKFIVYPDAPHAFHADYRPSYREEAAKAGWQEALNWFNNHLK, from the coding sequence ATGAACCGTATTCCTGATGCAGATTTCAACAGCCTTCTTCCCCCGTTACAGCTGAACCGGCGCGGCTTCATGGTTACCGCGCTGGCAACCGGTTTCACGCTTGCCGCCGGGCCGCTCAATGCCGAAACCATTATCCGCACCGATACTGAAGGCCTGACCGCCGGCGACATCATGATCCCAGTGGGCGAAGGGGAAATCCCCGGCTATCGGGCCATGCCGGCAGGAAAAACCAATGTCCCGGTCATTCTCGTTGTACAGGAAATTTTCGGGGTTCACGAATATATTAAAGATGTGTGTCGACGCTTTGCCAAACAAGGCTATATGGCTATTGCCCCAGAACTCTATGCGCGCCAGGGCGACCCATCTAAATATACGGAAATCCCGAAGCTTTTTGCTGAAGTAGTCAGCAAAGTGCCCGATGCCCAGGTCCTGAGCGACCTTGACGCCAGTGCAAAATGGGCCGGCTCGAACGGGGGCAATACCCAAGACATCGGCATCACCGGCTTTTGCTGGGGCGGGCGAATTGTATGGCTTTATACCGCGCACAACCCGAACGTAAAAGCAGGCGTGGCATGGTACGGGCGCCTGGTGGGCGACAGCACCGAACTGACACCAAAACATCCGGTCGACATTGCCGCTTCTTTGAACGGGCCGGTGCTGGGCTTATACGGGGGAAAAGACGCCGGCATCCCGCCCGACACAATTAAAGCGATGGAGGCCGCGCTGGCAAAAGGTAACACTGCCTCTAAAGCATCGAAATTCATCGTTTATCCCGACGCCCCCCATGCTTTTCATGCCGACTACCGCCCCAGCTATCGCGAGGAAGCGGCCAAAGCCGGCTGGCAGGAAGCTCTTAACTGGTTCAACAACCATTTAAAATAG
- a CDS encoding ABC transporter ATP-binding protein, whose translation MTLLKVEELRKSFGGLRAVDGLSFEVAEGEVMGLLGPNGSGKTTAMNLISGALHADSGSIRLESDELMGLPAYKIARLGVARTFQLVRVLGGMTCVENVQAGMAYRKDHKFGAAAHTEALELLALVGLSKFADTPAVDLTYIDQKRLELARALALKPRLLLLDEWLAGLNPTELQEGIKLIRNLRAQGLTVILVEHVMEAVRALCDRCVVMLAGAKLAEGKTEEVLAQEEVITAYLGAPHV comes from the coding sequence ATGACGCTACTGAAAGTTGAAGAACTCAGAAAATCGTTCGGAGGTCTAAGGGCGGTTGACGGCCTGAGTTTCGAGGTGGCCGAGGGTGAAGTCATGGGTTTGCTGGGGCCGAACGGTTCCGGCAAGACCACGGCCATGAATCTCATATCAGGGGCATTGCACGCCGACTCCGGAAGCATTCGGTTGGAGTCCGATGAACTTATGGGCTTACCTGCTTATAAAATTGCCCGCCTGGGTGTTGCGCGTACCTTCCAGTTGGTGCGGGTGCTGGGCGGGATGACCTGCGTCGAGAATGTACAGGCCGGTATGGCGTATCGAAAAGATCACAAGTTCGGTGCGGCGGCCCATACCGAAGCGTTGGAATTGCTGGCATTAGTGGGATTAAGCAAGTTTGCGGATACGCCGGCGGTGGATCTTACTTATATCGATCAAAAGCGCCTGGAATTAGCGCGTGCGCTTGCACTCAAGCCACGTTTGCTATTGCTCGACGAATGGCTGGCCGGGCTGAACCCCACTGAATTGCAAGAGGGCATCAAACTGATTCGCAACTTACGTGCGCAAGGGCTAACAGTCATTTTGGTCGAGCATGTCATGGAGGCGGTGCGTGCGTTGTGTGATCGCTGTGTCGTCATGTTGGCTGGTGCCAAATTGGCAGAGGGCAAGACCGAAGAGGTTCTGGCTCAGGAGGAAGTGATTACCGCTTATCTGGGAGCACCGCATGTTTGA
- a CDS encoding ABC transporter ATP-binding protein, which yields MFEVSQLSVRYGKHLALDNAAIQVGAGELAVILGANGAGKSSMLRALGGMLKPLPGAKVLLDGEDLLAVPPHHLVEKGLALVPEGRGVFVDLTVRENLQLGALTPRARPHEQENLANVLDLFPRLAERLPQRVGTMSGGEQQMVAVGRAIMSAPRYLLLDEPSLGLSPLMSQELFRAIKRVKEMGVGVLMVEQNVNLSLDIADRGYLIETGRIVGQGSANDLRNDPAVQQAYLGH from the coding sequence ATGTTTGAAGTGAGTCAATTATCGGTACGCTACGGCAAGCACCTGGCTTTGGACAATGCCGCCATCCAGGTTGGAGCAGGTGAACTTGCCGTCATTTTAGGTGCCAATGGCGCGGGCAAATCTTCCATGTTGCGGGCTTTAGGTGGCATGCTCAAGCCGCTCCCGGGCGCTAAAGTTTTGCTTGATGGTGAAGATTTGCTGGCAGTCCCGCCGCATCATTTGGTCGAGAAGGGGTTGGCATTGGTACCCGAAGGGCGCGGCGTGTTCGTTGACCTTACTGTTCGGGAAAACCTGCAACTCGGGGCGCTCACTCCCCGGGCCCGGCCTCACGAGCAAGAAAATCTGGCTAACGTGCTTGATCTGTTTCCGCGATTGGCCGAACGTTTGCCCCAACGGGTGGGCACCATGAGCGGTGGTGAGCAACAAATGGTTGCGGTGGGCCGTGCCATTATGTCGGCGCCACGCTATTTATTGCTCGACGAGCCCTCTCTTGGCTTATCGCCCTTAATGTCGCAAGAGCTTTTCCGGGCGATTAAGCGTGTCAAGGAAATGGGAGTCGGTGTGCTGATGGTTGAGCAAAATGTTAATCTGAGCCTCGATATTGCCGACCGGGGCTATCTTATTGAGACCGGTCGCATTGTGGGCCAGGGTAGCGCAAACGATTTGCGTAACGACCCTGCCGTTCAGCAAGCCTATTTGGGGCATTGA
- a CDS encoding branched-chain amino acid ABC transporter permease has translation MLFIELLLASLTLGGLYALIAMGLTLQYGVARIMNLSHGEFMVAAAFFSYWLVTSLGVHPLMALAVAVPLGFALQWVIYQLLLTPLVRRSPTADALEVDSILATFGILFVVQGILLIIFGGNYYSYDYLTVPVNVLGSAVAANRLLAAGAALVIGLAVYFVLVKSRWGASLRAMANAPQFAHLVGINPRAMAAFAFALGGALVVGAGVLVSMFLPFSTYIGVAFTMKALVIVIMGGVGNLLGCILAGLLLGVVETLVSRFVDPGLTMAATFTIFLLVLLLRPQGIFGRAGK, from the coding sequence ATGTTGTTCATTGAGCTTTTGCTGGCGTCACTGACGCTGGGCGGGTTGTATGCGTTGATTGCCATGGGGCTGACGCTACAGTACGGGGTTGCGCGCATCATGAATCTTTCGCATGGCGAATTCATGGTGGCTGCGGCATTTTTTTCTTATTGGTTGGTTACCAGCCTGGGCGTGCACCCATTGATGGCGCTGGCCGTTGCCGTGCCGCTGGGTTTTGCGCTGCAGTGGGTAATCTACCAATTATTGCTTACGCCGTTGGTGCGACGCTCGCCCACAGCCGACGCACTTGAGGTTGATAGCATTTTGGCTACGTTCGGCATTTTGTTTGTCGTACAGGGCATTTTGCTCATTATTTTCGGCGGCAATTATTACAGCTACGATTATTTAACTGTGCCGGTTAATGTATTGGGTTCTGCGGTTGCGGCCAATCGCTTGTTGGCGGCGGGCGCGGCACTTGTCATTGGCCTGGCGGTTTACTTTGTGCTGGTGAAGTCGCGCTGGGGGGCGTCGTTACGCGCCATGGCCAACGCGCCTCAGTTTGCGCATTTGGTGGGAATCAACCCTCGCGCTATGGCTGCATTTGCCTTCGCCCTGGGCGGCGCATTGGTCGTGGGTGCCGGGGTTCTGGTAAGCATGTTTCTTCCGTTCAGCACCTACATTGGCGTGGCGTTCACCATGAAGGCGCTGGTTATTGTCATTATGGGCGGCGTGGGAAATTTGCTGGGTTGTATTCTGGCCGGCTTGTTGCTGGGGGTCGTTGAAACGCTGGTGTCCCGTTTTGTTGATCCGGGCTTAACCATGGCGGCGACATTTACTATTTTCCTGCTGGTGTTGTTGTTGCGCCCGCAAGGCATTTTCGGGAGGGCCGGCAAATGA
- a CDS encoding alkaline phosphatase family protein, which produces MSANTTTRKTENVLAGPMLRRLESRRIVFWLATREPCVWRLSIKDIENSAALVPNATPVRIGRHCFLYLLDFVLDSDLPTDQALPYDLQWQKESAGETENWVSIREWAPDLCQDGHDLPQFVKRTRLAGVLHGSCRKPHYPCEDGLVAADHWLNLKANDPASWPAFLMLTGDQVYVDDVAGPMLTAIHELIEELGLYDEQIEEALVPDSQTLYKSKYNYYRRSELLPDVRPNDPLRKRFFEGAKKPVFTTSSADNHLVTLAEILAMYLLVWSPITWDCLPEGLPAGLSPEETERYRKERETLTHFIGGLKSVRRVLAHMPTLMIFDDHDVTDDWNLTADWEQTAYGHPFSRRIIGNALVGYMLCQGWGNNPDAFKDDTLEKIQAWSQSPTKPHQDDLIHHLLHFHHWEYSLDTKPKLLVMDTRTRRWRSERNLNRPSGLMDWEALTELQTELLNHDSVVMVSPAPIFGVKLIEVVQKCFSLAGKPLLVDAENWMAHKGTAGAILNIFRHTRTPAHFVILSGDVHYSFVYGIQLKSQRGVPHLWQITSSGIKNEFPRKLLDTLDRLSRWLYSPRSPLNYFTRRRGMKINPFKPETASHGERLLNQAGIGYVEFAEDGKPTYVEQISMQKRTQFRLDVPEESSSNPGETQ; this is translated from the coding sequence ATGTCTGCTAACACCACGACCCGAAAAACTGAAAACGTCCTGGCCGGCCCCATGCTTAGAAGGCTGGAATCCAGGCGAATAGTGTTCTGGCTGGCAACCCGTGAACCCTGCGTCTGGCGTCTTTCAATAAAGGATATTGAAAACAGCGCGGCACTTGTTCCAAATGCTACACCGGTGCGCATCGGCCGTCATTGCTTTTTATACCTTTTGGATTTCGTACTTGACTCAGACCTGCCGACGGACCAGGCACTTCCCTACGACCTGCAATGGCAAAAGGAATCTGCCGGCGAAACAGAAAACTGGGTCAGTATTCGGGAATGGGCACCCGACCTGTGCCAGGACGGCCACGACCTGCCGCAATTCGTAAAACGTACGCGCCTGGCCGGCGTATTGCACGGTTCATGCCGCAAACCCCATTACCCTTGTGAAGATGGGCTCGTTGCCGCAGATCACTGGTTGAACCTGAAGGCTAACGACCCCGCAAGCTGGCCGGCTTTTCTGATGCTGACCGGAGATCAGGTGTATGTCGACGATGTGGCCGGGCCGATGCTCACGGCCATTCATGAGTTAATTGAAGAGCTCGGGCTTTACGACGAACAGATAGAAGAGGCGCTGGTTCCAGACAGCCAAACGCTGTACAAGAGCAAATACAACTACTATCGACGCAGCGAACTCTTGCCGGACGTGCGACCCAACGACCCGTTGCGCAAGCGGTTTTTTGAAGGGGCGAAAAAACCGGTTTTCACCACCAGTAGTGCCGATAACCATTTGGTGACCCTGGCCGAAATACTGGCAATGTACTTGCTGGTTTGGTCGCCGATAACGTGGGATTGCCTGCCCGAAGGGTTGCCCGCGGGTTTGAGTCCCGAAGAAACGGAACGTTATCGCAAAGAGCGCGAGACCCTGACTCACTTCATTGGCGGCCTCAAATCGGTGCGCCGTGTGCTTGCACACATGCCCACTTTGATGATTTTCGATGATCACGACGTCACCGACGATTGGAACTTGACGGCCGATTGGGAGCAAACGGCTTACGGCCACCCCTTTTCAAGACGCATCATCGGAAATGCCCTGGTGGGGTACATGCTGTGCCAAGGTTGGGGAAACAACCCCGATGCATTCAAAGACGACACACTCGAGAAAATACAAGCGTGGTCCCAATCACCCACCAAGCCGCACCAAGATGACTTGATCCATCATTTATTGCACTTTCATCATTGGGAATACAGCCTGGACACAAAACCCAAATTGTTGGTCATGGACACGCGTACACGGCGCTGGCGGTCGGAACGGAACCTGAATCGCCCTTCAGGCCTGATGGACTGGGAAGCGCTTACTGAACTGCAAACTGAGCTGTTGAACCACGATTCGGTTGTGATGGTGTCACCCGCGCCGATTTTTGGTGTAAAACTGATTGAAGTGGTGCAAAAGTGTTTCAGCCTCGCCGGAAAACCGCTGCTGGTTGATGCGGAAAACTGGATGGCACACAAAGGAACCGCCGGCGCCATTCTGAATATTTTTCGGCATACCCGAACGCCGGCCCATTTCGTCATACTTTCAGGAGATGTGCACTACTCTTTCGTTTACGGCATTCAGCTTAAGTCACAACGCGGTGTTCCCCATTTATGGCAAATTACCAGTAGCGGAATCAAGAACGAGTTCCCGCGCAAGCTACTGGACACGCTAGACCGCTTAAGTCGATGGCTTTATTCGCCGCGCTCACCGTTGAATTACTTCACTCGGCGCCGGGGCATGAAGATTAACCCTTTCAAACCCGAAACCGCGTCACACGGCGAACGCCTTTTGAATCAGGCCGGCATCGGCTATGTTGAGTTTGCCGAAGATGGAAAACCCACTTATGTTGAACAAATCAGTATGCAGAAACGCACCCAGTTCCGTTTGGATGTACCAGAAGAGTCGTCGTCAAACCCAGGAGAAACTCAATGA
- a CDS encoding Tm-1-like ATP-binding domain-containing protein: MSTKPKVLLIATLDTKAVEAKYVRDNLEAQGVEVLHMDPSIRRSVKPGAEITPEEVAGAAGKTIQEVRDLGHEGKCQAVMMEGATKLALALHAKTPLSGIIGIGGSMGSSLVSTVMQAMPYGLPKVLVSTMASGFTQPFVGAKDITMFNPVCDIAGINSITGDVYRNAAIAVAAMAKHYEPKKASDKPIIAMGTLGTIDRCTVRVRKSLEDKGYEVLVFHTLGTGGQALDQIVSERDVIAVIESSVVEHNDFLNNGLCSAGPNRSKAALAKGIPVVIAPGNADFMVSGPPEMAERQFPGKRYHIHNKALTAVRTEKEELTRLAQHLAGLVKEGKSPVSVLVPLQGFSHHDSPEGHLHDSSLCPVFYNAAKEAMPASVKVESFDCHLNDEAFADAIVQEVLELIKA, encoded by the coding sequence ATGAGTACAAAACCAAAAGTTTTATTAATCGCTACGCTCGACACCAAAGCGGTGGAAGCCAAATATGTGCGCGACAATCTGGAAGCGCAAGGTGTCGAGGTGCTTCATATGGACCCCAGTATTCGGCGTTCGGTCAAGCCGGGAGCTGAAATTACGCCCGAGGAAGTGGCCGGCGCAGCAGGGAAAACCATTCAGGAGGTCCGCGACCTAGGTCACGAAGGCAAATGCCAGGCTGTCATGATGGAAGGCGCCACCAAGCTGGCGTTGGCGCTGCACGCCAAAACACCGCTCAGTGGCATTATCGGTATTGGCGGCTCCATGGGGAGCTCGTTGGTAAGCACCGTTATGCAGGCCATGCCGTATGGGTTGCCCAAGGTACTTGTGTCGACCATGGCATCGGGGTTCACGCAACCATTCGTGGGCGCGAAAGACATCACCATGTTCAATCCTGTCTGCGATATTGCAGGCATTAACAGCATCACCGGCGATGTTTATCGCAATGCAGCTATCGCAGTAGCTGCCATGGCCAAGCATTACGAGCCGAAAAAGGCGTCCGATAAGCCCATCATCGCCATGGGCACATTGGGAACGATTGATCGATGCACGGTGCGTGTGCGTAAGTCGCTGGAAGATAAGGGTTATGAAGTGTTGGTTTTCCATACTCTTGGCACCGGTGGGCAGGCTCTGGACCAAATTGTGAGCGAGCGCGACGTTATCGCAGTAATCGAATCGTCGGTGGTTGAGCATAATGATTTTCTGAATAACGGCCTGTGTAGCGCCGGGCCCAATCGTTCCAAGGCTGCGTTGGCCAAGGGGATTCCAGTGGTGATCGCGCCGGGCAATGCCGACTTCATGGTGTCCGGCCCCCCGGAAATGGCCGAGCGTCAATTCCCGGGCAAACGCTATCACATTCACAATAAAGCGCTTACGGCGGTTCGTACTGAGAAAGAAGAACTAACACGGCTGGCGCAGCATTTGGCCGGCCTTGTAAAAGAAGGCAAAAGCCCGGTGTCGGTGTTAGTACCCTTACAGGGTTTCTCCCATCATGACAGCCCGGAAGGACACCTGCATGATTCTTCTTTATGCCCGGTTTTTTATAACGCGGCGAAAGAAGCCATGCCGGCGTCCGTTAAGGTTGAGTCATTCGATTGCCATTTGAATGATGAAGCATTTGCCGATGCGATTGTTCAAGAAGTTCTTGAACTGATCAAAGCATGA
- the mnmH gene encoding tRNA 2-selenouridine(34) synthase MnmH: MTDTIADFRRLFLDSTPLMDVRAPIEFNKGAFPGAVNLPLMNDIERQKVGTCYKQHGQDAAIELGHTLVSGAVKAQRIEAWVEFAQAHPDGCLYCFRGGLRSRLVQSWLAEAGVSYPRVAGGYKAMRGFLLNEIEQAVDRCEFALVGGLTGCGKTDVLKRLSFALDLEGLANHRGSSFGKRATPQPAQIDFENNLAIELMRSQANGRHRFVLEDESRLVGSCALPLSLYQRMQTLPVVWLEDTFENRVTRILHDYVASLSKEFIALQGEHDGFHSFAQRLRQSLANIVKRLGHERYQRFDVFMQRALEVQQRSGDISLHRVWIEGLLHEYYDPMYASQREKKAARIVFSGPQDAVVDYLSRT; this comes from the coding sequence GTGACCGACACCATTGCCGACTTTCGCCGTTTGTTTCTTGATTCAACGCCGCTCATGGATGTACGAGCGCCCATTGAGTTCAACAAAGGGGCATTTCCCGGCGCGGTAAATTTGCCGTTGATGAACGACATTGAGCGGCAAAAAGTGGGTACCTGCTATAAGCAGCATGGGCAGGATGCGGCCATTGAACTGGGCCACACGCTTGTTTCCGGTGCCGTTAAGGCTCAGCGCATCGAGGCGTGGGTCGAGTTCGCTCAGGCTCATCCCGATGGGTGCCTGTATTGCTTTCGGGGTGGCTTGCGGTCACGGTTGGTACAGTCGTGGCTGGCCGAGGCGGGGGTGTCATATCCTCGCGTAGCAGGTGGCTATAAGGCCATGCGCGGTTTTTTGCTGAACGAAATCGAGCAGGCTGTCGACCGGTGCGAATTCGCCCTGGTGGGCGGGTTAACCGGTTGCGGTAAAACCGATGTCTTAAAGCGCCTGTCGTTTGCGCTCGACCTCGAGGGGTTGGCAAATCATCGCGGTTCAAGTTTCGGTAAACGTGCCACGCCGCAACCTGCGCAAATTGATTTTGAAAATAATCTGGCTATTGAGCTGATGCGCAGTCAGGCCAACGGCCGGCACCGTTTTGTGCTTGAAGATGAGTCGCGCCTGGTGGGCAGTTGTGCGTTGCCATTGAGCCTGTATCAACGCATGCAAACGCTACCTGTTGTGTGGCTGGAAGACACGTTCGAGAATCGCGTGACACGTATTTTGCATGATTACGTGGCGAGTTTGTCGAAGGAGTTTATCGCGCTGCAAGGTGAGCACGACGGGTTTCATTCTTTCGCACAACGTCTGCGGCAAAGCCTGGCCAATATCGTGAAACGGCTGGGGCACGAACGTTACCAGCGCTTCGATGTCTTTATGCAGCGGGCACTGGAGGTGCAGCAGCGGTCGGGAGATATCAGTTTGCATCGCGTTTGGATTGAGGGTCTTCTGCATGAATACTACGATCCAATGTATGCGTCACAGCGCGAAAAGAAGGCGGCCCGCATTGTGTTTAGCGGGCCGCAAGATGCCGTCGTCGACTATCTGAGTCGAACTTGA
- a CDS encoding amino acid ABC transporter substrate-binding protein: MTVKKWTSKLATLALSLSVVGAAAPTLAAEAPESIVIGYALAKTGPNAPGASTTQRPNYEMWVEEVNKAGGIMLSKYGKRVPITVVEYDDRSSTEEAVRAVERLITQDEVDLLLPPWGTATNLAVAPLFDKHGYPQLGTTNLTDKADQFAKRWPNHYFLLGSASMYANGLFDTLADALKEGKINNKIAMISVADGFGVESASAARKAAQAKGFELVMDESYPVGTSDLSTLLNQVKDSGADTFIAYSYPPDTILISDQARIISLNPKIFYTGVGTQFPFFIGKYGAQGVEGQMSLGGIDGTSKAIQEYRARHKEVTGKDTDYWGSQVSYASLQMLQQAIERVGEIDREKISAELKKGGFETILGDIKIVNNQLVGIFTVGQWQNGVFQGVGPKDLKGAQPVIIPKPDWKK; the protein is encoded by the coding sequence ATGACCGTTAAAAAATGGACATCAAAGCTGGCGACACTGGCGTTAAGTCTGTCGGTGGTGGGTGCCGCGGCACCCACCCTGGCCGCCGAAGCGCCCGAGTCAATCGTAATCGGTTACGCCCTGGCAAAAACCGGCCCTAATGCCCCGGGTGCGTCCACGACGCAGCGACCCAACTATGAAATGTGGGTCGAAGAGGTTAACAAAGCCGGCGGTATCATGCTAAGCAAGTACGGCAAGCGTGTACCCATTACAGTGGTTGAATATGATGACCGTTCCAGCACCGAAGAGGCGGTGCGCGCGGTGGAACGCTTAATAACACAAGATGAGGTGGACCTGCTATTGCCGCCTTGGGGTACGGCAACAAATCTGGCCGTTGCGCCGTTATTCGACAAGCACGGCTATCCGCAACTGGGCACGACCAACCTAACTGATAAAGCCGACCAGTTCGCCAAGCGTTGGCCCAATCATTATTTTCTGTTGGGCTCGGCGTCGATGTATGCGAATGGATTGTTTGATACATTGGCCGATGCGCTGAAAGAGGGGAAAATCAATAACAAAATCGCCATGATCAGTGTTGCCGACGGTTTCGGTGTTGAATCCGCCTCTGCGGCTCGCAAGGCTGCGCAAGCCAAAGGCTTCGAGCTGGTAATGGATGAAAGTTATCCAGTCGGTACGTCCGATTTATCAACGCTGTTGAATCAAGTTAAAGATTCGGGGGCCGATACCTTTATTGCTTATTCTTATCCGCCCGACACGATCCTGATCAGCGATCAGGCACGTATCATTAGCTTGAACCCCAAGATTTTCTACACCGGCGTGGGTACCCAGTTTCCCTTCTTCATTGGTAAATACGGTGCGCAAGGTGTTGAAGGCCAAATGAGCTTGGGCGGTATCGACGGCACATCAAAGGCTATCCAGGAATATCGTGCACGCCACAAAGAAGTGACGGGTAAAGATACCGACTATTGGGGCAGCCAAGTAAGTTATGCTTCATTGCAAATGCTGCAGCAGGCTATTGAGCGTGTCGGTGAAATTGATCGCGAAAAAATTTCGGCCGAACTCAAGAAAGGCGGTTTCGAGACCATTCTGGGTGACATCAAAATTGTTAACAACCAGTTGGTCGGTATCTTCACCGTCGGTCAATGGCAAAACGGTGTTTTCCAGGGTGTCGGGCCGAAAGACCTGAAAGGTGCGCAACCCGTTATCATTCCTAAACCCGACTGGAAGAAGTAA